TAAGATGATGGACTTTTTACTCCCAACCCTGTTGTAAGTAAAACAAGGTAAAATGGAGttaaacacattagaaacacaacaaccactacacccagagctctagcagctttcagctctgacctgttaacctttagtgaactctgaagtgtcaccactgtaacatgagagcgcatggcctgggcctgagacacagccaccaTAAACAGTCTCACATACAGGACCACTATGATGCTGATTGGAATGAAGAAATTGAGAACAACATTCACAATTTCAGCAACAGGATGGATATAAATCGTACACTCTCCAGCACAGGAATCAAACTGACCTGGATTTTCTACAATATTATTTAGTCTCAGACAGTGAAAGACAGTAGAACCAGCCCAACACAGGACAATGCATATCTTTGCTCTGTTTTTAGTGACTTTAGTTTGATAGTGCATTGGATCACAAACAGCCACATAACGATCAACTGATATCAGCACAACAGTTCCTATTGAAGCAGAGGTGGCAACATAAcctaaaacaccattaaaaacacaccagTCTGCACCTAAAAACCAGCAGCCATTGATAAGAAATATTAGAAGAACCCAGACAAACCCAACAGAGAAATCTGACACagccagagagaggaggaggaagttggtgGGAGTGTGCAGCTTCCTGGAGGAGTTAGAGAGAAACACTGATATCATTATATGATACGACAATTATCATCAAAGCAGAAAACAGCAGGAGTCTAACAACATAACAAGtcataaaacaacagaacatgTCAATACCTGAAGTGTGAGATGGAGATGATGACCAGCAGGTTGAGAGTCACAGTGAGCacagagatggaggacaggatgaTGTGAAGGAGCACAGACACTGAGTGAGAACGCACGATCCTCCTGCATGAAGAGTTTCCCAGGTGTGGATAGCAGAGCTCAGCTTCATCAGGTGTGCTCATAGTGAGGAGAAGAAGATGTTCTGCCTCAGCCTCTCTGATGAACAACTGATATATtattcctgctccaacacagggATGTGGAGGCTGGACCTGAGGACTGGACCTCCCTCAGACACCGTCTGATTGACACATTATTATTCTGCTCCTACATGATGCAACACTAAACAATTCTGACCTTTTTCCTTTCCTACTGAATCCTATCAGCTTAGTAAACTCCATACAAAGCATTTATTAGAAACACTCGCTGCTGAGATCTGATTCTTATTCTCATATATTGATAATCCTTTCATAGGAGTGCTGTAAACATAGTAGAAGAATCAGCAAAGCACTTGCTGACTCATTCTCTATTTATTcggattatatttattttcacattaattttaaaccattttactGGAATCaataattagggcccgagcacaacaGTGCGTAGGACACTATTGTGATGCACcccgtttttattattattaatattcttcTTCTTACTAAAACGTTATCACATTTTTGAGGACCTACACACATTAGAAATCACAGAGTGGTGGGTGGGTTCACAAATTTAGGCCTGTCAAGTGGAAGCCCGgctcctctgttgatggctggacCACCGTGTAGCGCACAATTACATTGGGGAGGTGTGGTCAAGCGTGTCGGGGCGATGGGCCTTTGGGGGGCATTGCGGGGTGTGTAGGGGTGCCCCTCCTCTTCGGGTGTGGCTGGGTGCCTGGCTCGTCTCCTGGGGGTCTTGGGGACGGTGTCCGTGGTATATGGGCCCTGGGCGGCCTGACGCACCAGTGTGGGGAGTGGGTGCGCTGGGGAGATGCTGGCATCTGTACCgtggttggggcagggttgcaTGGCTCTTCGGTGGTGGTGCTTGCTGTTCCGGTGGGTGGTGGGTGCTTTCAATTCCCTGGATGGACTGTCTCGTTGTCTGCCAGTCGATGAGTGGCTCCGGTCAcccttggctgggggctgctgcacAACGCCAGGTATGTGCCGTAGGTGTGACTCCTTCTCGCGGCAGCTGCTGTTGGTCGCGCACCGGTGGGGGActgggctgctgtccttgcTCCACCTGAGGCTGGGGGCGGGCACAGGGGGGCCTTGTCCTTGGGGATTCCCGGTGCCGGGGGTGCCGTCGGTGTCTGGTGGGCTCAGCTTGCTAGCTGAGCCGGTCTTGGCGGGAATCTTTCTGAGCGGGCCGTGCCCTTGCATGCCTGTGGGTGCGATGTGGGGCGGCCTCCCCTTGGTCTGCGGCTCTGCCGCCTCGGGGCTGTGCGTGGACTGGACCTATCTCAGAGACAGcctgcccaaagtgttttttcattggttccttcaatcattagttagagggtgatttgctcctttcttacttcagggtgagcccaaacacctcgctccaatttgatgacgcgttcccacttcgatgacaaatttgacacgacactgagctggagaagccacgcctccaggaagccctctaccgtgattgacatgtaaacagacatgcCCACAAaagtgagcatgtcagcgtcctttgcgcagtgctatgtatgtattttctacagtctatgtatgtaccggtgaaagccccgcccccacgctctgtcttgtgtttataaagcagcatgagctcggctacgaagtaggtgggaggagggcgggccgtcctcagGGCCTACGTCACcctgcggggaggaggaagtcagtgtcccctctatagacacgcccactgatgaatatgcataagtaggacacaAATCAGCCCGTTTATGTAGATtttctcagaaagtgactttttcaaaagctaaaactctggaaaacaggcaagtttgggaaaataatgttcttcgaacaaatggagatgggtgaaaaatagcatgacatgggacctttaagtggGAGAGTTTGGCCTTCCTGATTGACTGTGTACTTGTATTTCTGCATTGCCTGAAGGCAAGCCAGTCAACATGGAAAAAACAGGCTTTCCTCCAAAGGGCATTCTTGTTGGATAAGTTCTTCAAGGTCATGGGAGAACCAGGGACATTTGGTCTTAATTTTTTTCAGCGGGGCACGTTTGTTGATGATTAGGCTAAAAGTATTCTTGTAATATGACCAGGCACCATCTAAGGAGAAGAAAGGATTGATTCTGTCCCAATTTACTGCTGCAATGTCTTGAAGAAAGGACTGCGTGTTAAAGATCTTCAAAATGTGCTTAGTCACAATTACTGATGGCCAGTTGACTAAGCAGCCAGAATGTGTACATGTAATGAAACAGATGTCACTCATTTGGCTGAAAACTCCAGGTTGATAGTTTGAAGAAACTACACCAATTACAGCTGAGTGCCGATGCCCCTCCCTCTTGGGCCTcggctgtcaatcaatcaatcatacAGAGCGAGAGAAGAAAATGGAAAATAGTAGCAAGAAGCGGAAAGGAGGCGCCGAAAAAATTTGACATAAAAGCTCCAAGCTCTTCAGGCAGATGttgccaaatgtgtgaaaataacaGATGTTTGCTGATGGCTATGGCGGAGCTTCATCTTCAGCAGCATCTGAAGCGGTCACTGCCCACaggtgatgatggtggaggtGGTCATCAGGTGGATGAGGGGAAGgggaaacaggaggaggagagacccACGGCCTCCGCAAGTACGAGTTGAGGGGAATCTGAACTACAGGTAAGAAGTGATGAACTGTAGTCTACCTGGGTCAGATATCATATGAATCAAGTTTGGGTGTAATTTATTTTCGTTGTGCTTGCTAACAATAACACAATCAGTCGTTAGAAGTAGGCCATTTTACAATATAGCTAGCTAGCATGACAGGGTTTCTCTACTGCTCTcttcaatgtttttcatttgataTAAGTGCTCTatgcagtagggctgggcaaaaaactatatatatttatcaaatgtatagataaaaacgatttttgttttgcaaatttgagttaaaaaaaaaaaaggtgtattttttttttttttttttttttccaccacagttttttcagacttttttcgcattctgtccttgtgggttaccataacgagatgtgagcccgccccctctttgtttacatttgtttactctttcagtagctatatgtgtgccacaggaattttttttatttttatttacggGGTCGCTGAGAAGAGTGAGTTGAGAAAGTTACTTTTGTAGCCTGATgaggtaaaataaaattatcaaaacACTCTTTATAATGTTTCAGATTAGATTAAACTTTACtgtcattgcacaaagtacagTCCAGAGAAAACGTTTTGCATCTAACTTGAGAGCAAACAAGttaagtactgtatagaataCACGATTTAACTATTTTTCTAGAGTGAAGATACCAGTACCTTGATCATCTGATCAAGTCCATCAAGTGTTATTCTTTCTCACCTTTCTCTGTTTTTctcctttcactttttaaaggttgccatgTTTGAGGAAATATTTTGCGTTGATGTGCTGATGTGGTGAATAAATAGTCTATGAAAATATCactaaatctgtcatttattcattttaatattcatcAATGATCATGTCTCACTTCTATTCCTCTCTGTCCTAATTTCAGGATCCCATTATATGTTGTACATTGTTCAGGAGGTTAACTAGACCAAGCAGCTTTTAGGTTTCTGttaagtactgtatagaataaCAGGACTGGGAGGATGGTGTAGGTTTGTTTATTAGACATGTAAATATACACCAACAAGACAGTTTATAAGCATTGTTacaagaaagtttgttttcattcataggCTTCATTGTCTTTCCATCAATACCTGGTGGGCCGATCTCGGCTCAAAGTGCTCAGGCCgattttttgtcccagtccagccCTGCACCCAGGAGAACAGTTTCAGAAGAGATGTAAGGTGCTAGGAGTTGTATACTAGCCCACTTAAAGCACTGTATTTACCCATGTGAGAGAGTGAAGGCTAAATTGCACTGATTTAATTAACGGGTCTCACCGGCGGTAACTGTGCTGCTCTAACTGCAAGTGGCAAATAACGCTGGTGTTTGTGGATGAGGTGCTATTTGCTCTGAGGCCTTTTTCCATACGAGGGAGGCAAATATGCACAGGAGTTATGAGTGTTCCCTCATTTACATAAATTCAAATGAGACCGGCGCAACAGGTGGCTGAGGCGCAGTTAGCGTTCATATCACGGTTTGCGTATGCTCTGTTAATTGCAACACGTcattttttctgtggttttgtgttgCAAACGCAGCACAATCCTTTTGAAGATCTGGCCATTGATCATGTTGTGGTCTTGGTTCAttcaagtcttggtcttggataatgtggtcttgagtacaacactactGTAGGCATTGCACATTTGAGTTTACGTGGTATGATGGTTGTGGTCTTCCTCTTCATTTGGTATCTCAGTTGAAGCAACTGGACTTGAAGTTTATTTTGGGGACATTTCACCTCTCATCTGAGAGGcttctttagtttattttatagcatcatcacttcatcttttaaagaaaatgtgtcaATTATTATGCATGATGAAGGCTTCTTCTCTGAAAATGACAAGTGGACAGACATTGAAGTCTAGGAGCTTCTGACCTATTTTGTCAAAGATGAGGTCCAGCATGGTTTCCCCACTCTGCTCCTTACACCATGTCCActacaggcctttaaaacagggccaaaatgcaaaaaacaagcTTTTTATTCACCTGCAAACTGGCTGACTCAAGGAATGTGTTAAATTCAGCTTCTGCGGTCAGATTCAGAATGTTCAGAGTCAGAAAATTCCTACTTTTTCACACAAAATCCATCCTCCTTCATCATAAGACTCTTAATTATCAGGAGAGCAACATGGTTACATGACTAAAGAATGTTGTCGCTCAGTGAAACACGTTGGTTGAATGGAGGGTTGGGTTTACCTtcatgtgtttactttgtttttcttcacacctttgattggaCCAATCCCTGTGGGACTGaggctgagtcagcaggtaaTGATACAAGGTGTGGCCTCagagaataacacacacacagtgtagttCTCTATCACTATGATATCTGATGTAATGAATCCTCTCTCTACCTGTGAACAGCCCCCAGAGTCAAACCTCAAAGGTCAGGTACTGAAAGGTTACAGGTATAGTGTATATGTgaacattaaatattacatgTATCTTTGAGTCTGAGGTTTATCTTGTTTTCTAATTAGATGCTGTCACAGACAGATTCAATACAAATGTAGTTTAACACCAATAACTTCTTCCTAAAATCAAACCAAGTAAATAATCCAGACTGGTGGTTCTTCATTTATCCTACGTCATGTCAGAGCTTTGTCCCACTgtgtcaaaacatcaaaacttcTACCAAGAACCAGCCATGATATGAAAATCATCAAGCAGGTAGCTTGACCTTCAGTCTGTCATCAGCACCagtttttaatctgaaacaaaCTGAATCAAACAGAGAAAGTAACATTTATCAGTATTAGAAACAATGCATGTGACCCTCTGTAAACTGACAGATCTCCATCCACAAGTTAAGTCCTGTTCAAACATCCCACGACCTCCACTAGCTTAATGTTGagtttacaaaaaatgtgttcCCGTAATCATTACAACACCTAATTTAAGAGAAACCACCATGATTGCCTTTACTGGTCTTAGTGAACATGGGCTCTATTCTCTGATATTTCCCCCAAAGGAGAACATATGTTCAAAAAGTCTGATATTTGGCAGCAAAAAGAGACGTttattcagagacaaaaacaaataagcaGCACAtctcacatttttaatttacattgttTCTCATTCATGAAAGGAGAATGTTCACTGCAGTACAGGTAGGTACCAACCCAATATTTACAGATctgttaaaaaatggaaactGCATATTTTATAAAGATGTAATGCAATAATCACAGATTATAAGCTGCCAAAAACATATCAGTTTACACATTTAAGATGATCAGGTATATGCTATGGGACCATTATTGTAGCTAAAGTAtttgaaaatgtactttgatgtgTGATCTGTAAATATTGGGCCTAGATTGGATGAGTTCTGTGACTTT
This is a stretch of genomic DNA from Gouania willdenowi chromosome 2, fGouWil2.1, whole genome shotgun sequence. It encodes these proteins:
- the LOC114478147 gene encoding trace amine-associated receptor 13c-like isoform X1 — encoded protein: MSTPDEAELCYPHLGNSSCRRIVRSHSVSVLLHIILSSISVLTVTLNLLVIISISHFRKLHTPTNFLLLSLAVSDFSVGFVWVLLIFLINGCWFLGADWCVFNGVLGYVATSASIGTVVLISVDRYVAVCDPMHYQTKVTKNRAKICIVLCWAGSTVFHCLRLNNIVENPGQFDSCAGECTIYIHPVAEIVNVVLNFFIPISIIVVLYVRLFMVAVSQAQAMRSHVTVVTLQSSLKVNRSELKAARALGVVVVVFLMCLTPFYLVLLTTGLGVKSPSSYIFVIGLFFFNSLLNPVIYVFLYPWFRKCVKCVFSLQILKSGSSEANIL
- the LOC114478147 gene encoding trace amine-associated receptor 3-like isoform X2 produces the protein MSTPDEAELCYPHLGNSSCRRIVRSHSVSVLLHIILSSISVLTVTLNLLVIISISHFRKLHTPTNFLLLSLAVSDFSVGS